One Bacillus amyloliquefaciens DSM 7 = ATCC 23350 DNA window includes the following coding sequences:
- a CDS encoding GbsR/MarR family transcriptional regulator has protein sequence MEKNALDIIRHAEEHLIERIAENMHTFGMPATLGRVLGIIYMNRKPMTLNELSEATGMSKTRMSQVVREMTDANLAEKVFEKGVRKDLYDVERDYYQTFISLFTANWTKTVSKNKMLYKKLNRELTELLESENLSPGVEEKARQLLDELTDWLHYYDWLSRLIEFFESEEVFQHVPKIEKSSPRT, from the coding sequence GTGGAAAAAAACGCTCTTGATATCATCAGGCATGCTGAAGAGCATCTCATTGAGAGAATCGCCGAGAATATGCATACATTCGGAATGCCGGCCACCCTCGGGCGTGTGCTCGGTATTATTTATATGAACCGCAAGCCGATGACGTTAAATGAGCTGTCAGAGGCGACCGGAATGAGCAAAACGAGAATGAGCCAGGTAGTCCGTGAGATGACCGATGCCAATCTGGCTGAAAAAGTGTTTGAAAAAGGCGTTCGGAAAGATCTTTACGACGTGGAGCGTGATTATTACCAGACGTTTATCTCCCTGTTTACGGCAAATTGGACAAAGACGGTCAGCAAAAACAAAATGCTGTATAAAAAGCTGAACCGCGAACTGACTGAGCTTCTGGAATCGGAAAACCTCAGTCCCGGCGTTGAAGAAAAAGCCCGTCAGCTGTTGGACGAACTGACGGACTGGCTCCATTATTATGACTGGCTGAGCCGTTTGATAGAATTTTTTGAGAGTGAAGAAGTGTTTCAGCATGTGCCGAAAATAGAAAAAAGCAGCCCCCGAACATAA
- a CDS encoding NAAT family transporter, producing the protein MFSFIIHVFISLFAVSNPIGNVPIFLSLTEGYPEKERTAIARKASVLSFIILAAFLIFGHLIFKLFDINIHALRIAGGIFIFGIAYNLLNAKQSHVQSLHHEEKGESKEKADISVTPLSIPIIAGPGTIATVMSLSAGHGGIFHYISVLIGIAAVIAMTFIFFHYSSFISNKLGKTEMNVITRLMGLILAVVAIGMIGAGLKGMFPILVS; encoded by the coding sequence ATGTTTTCATTTATCATTCATGTCTTCATTTCCCTGTTTGCAGTGTCCAATCCCATCGGAAACGTGCCGATCTTTCTTTCGCTGACAGAGGGGTACCCGGAGAAAGAACGGACAGCGATCGCACGCAAGGCTTCCGTGCTGTCGTTTATCATCTTGGCGGCCTTTTTAATCTTCGGCCATCTGATCTTTAAACTGTTCGACATTAACATTCATGCTTTACGTATCGCGGGCGGCATTTTTATTTTCGGCATCGCTTATAATCTTTTGAACGCGAAACAATCCCATGTCCAGTCCCTTCACCATGAAGAGAAAGGGGAAAGCAAGGAGAAAGCCGATATTTCCGTGACGCCATTGTCGATTCCGATTATTGCCGGTCCCGGTACGATCGCAACGGTCATGAGCCTGTCGGCCGGCCATGGCGGCATCTTCCATTACATCAGCGTGCTTATCGGCATTGCGGCCGTCATCGCGATGACGTTCATATTCTTTCACTATTCATCCTTCATCAGCAACAAGCTCGGGAAAACCGAAATGAACGTCATTACCCGGCTGATGGGACTGATTTTGGCGGTGGTGGCGATCGGCATGATCGGCGCCGGCCTGAAAGGCATGTTTCCGATATTGGTTTCCTGA
- a CDS encoding zinc ribbon domain-containing protein, whose product MFFCKYCGQQNNEEARFCKECGKPIGKGSRQTAEKAAEPASQPRKPIPKKTLFLWGGIAAALILLIAAYKTGAWLTSEKRLTDQFEQAVHDGDTKKLAALLTPSDKKLKLNETNVKPLLAYAKKHDELLASLRGDSSEKDAVYVKKEGKTLLLFDHYELKVDPVYFRITSNYKGADLYINSEKTGTVKKADDTQTFGPYAPGVYTAEAKLKNDTVDVVKKQEAEAAGSRNVEFNLPLDAEDVTFTPADSFKNAKGDLLINGKSVHKDPFTSVTYGPLLTDGSMTAAVEADFPWGQTKTADVPINSTDMELTLIPDQDTQKTIMDTIVKTTKQYTKAMADGNTDQMTEAGSAWKEQTKEVVSGMKSSGTFLKDQYKETSFDLDSFAISQENGRWQVTVTGKELHQSAYFDGNTKPDMEEAEPSFHYVLSYDTKHKKWVFEKADPASDSSGTNVKKIKNDQPKTYTSAWASSKGNTASGSLTNEQVTSFMVDYLTNQSSAVSLNNFAIMAGNLEEGSPLYADQQKLVKKLHSEGTTEVFNEVNVKSFSQNGSHLTIHTYEEFYITKTGGSPKLRTYNWTYGGVVKDGRIYLTSIQ is encoded by the coding sequence ATGTTTTTTTGTAAGTATTGCGGCCAGCAGAACAATGAAGAGGCGCGTTTCTGTAAAGAATGCGGAAAGCCGATCGGGAAAGGAAGCCGACAGACGGCTGAAAAAGCGGCTGAACCTGCATCACAGCCGAGAAAGCCCATTCCTAAAAAAACGCTCTTCCTATGGGGAGGCATCGCTGCAGCGCTGATCTTATTGATTGCCGCATATAAAACCGGAGCCTGGCTGACATCTGAAAAAAGGCTCACGGATCAATTCGAACAGGCGGTTCATGACGGAGACACGAAAAAGCTCGCAGCCCTTCTCACCCCTTCAGACAAAAAACTGAAGCTGAATGAGACCAATGTCAAACCGCTCCTTGCATACGCAAAGAAACACGATGAACTGCTGGCATCGCTTCGCGGCGATTCGTCGGAAAAAGATGCCGTATACGTCAAAAAGGAGGGAAAAACCCTTCTCTTGTTTGACCATTACGAGCTGAAAGTAGACCCGGTTTATTTCCGCATCACAAGCAATTATAAAGGCGCCGATCTTTATATCAACAGCGAGAAAACAGGCACGGTCAAAAAAGCCGATGACACCCAAACATTCGGCCCCTACGCACCGGGTGTCTATACGGCGGAAGCCAAGCTGAAAAATGATACAGTTGATGTTGTCAAAAAGCAAGAGGCGGAGGCAGCCGGCAGCCGGAATGTTGAGTTTAACCTGCCGCTGGACGCCGAGGATGTGACGTTTACTCCGGCAGACAGCTTCAAAAACGCAAAAGGCGATCTGCTGATAAATGGCAAATCCGTTCATAAAGATCCTTTTACATCGGTTACATACGGCCCGCTCTTAACTGACGGTTCCATGACAGCAGCCGTGGAGGCTGATTTTCCTTGGGGGCAAACGAAAACCGCCGATGTTCCGATCAACAGTACTGATATGGAATTAACGCTTATCCCGGATCAAGATACACAAAAAACAATCATGGACACGATTGTCAAAACAACGAAGCAGTATACGAAAGCCATGGCAGACGGAAATACTGATCAGATGACCGAGGCCGGTTCAGCGTGGAAAGAGCAGACGAAAGAAGTGGTTTCAGGCATGAAGAGTTCCGGCACTTTTTTGAAAGATCAGTATAAAGAGACAAGCTTTGATCTTGATTCATTTGCGATTTCTCAAGAGAACGGCCGCTGGCAAGTAACCGTTACAGGTAAAGAGCTCCATCAGTCGGCGTATTTCGACGGGAATACGAAACCTGATATGGAAGAGGCGGAACCGAGCTTTCATTATGTACTCTCATATGATACAAAACATAAAAAATGGGTTTTTGAAAAAGCTGATCCAGCCTCAGATTCTTCTGGGACAAATGTGAAAAAAATAAAAAACGACCAGCCGAAGACCTACACATCCGCATGGGCATCATCCAAAGGAAACACAGCTTCAGGCAGCCTCACAAATGAACAAGTCACATCGTTTATGGTTGATTACCTGACAAACCAATCAAGCGCTGTCAGCCTTAACAATTTTGCCATCATGGCGGGTAATTTAGAAGAGGGAAGCCCTTTGTATGCTGATCAGCAGAAACTCGTCAAAAAACTGCACAGCGAGGGAACGACAGAAGTATTTAATGAAGTAAATGTAAAAAGCTTTTCGCAGAACGGTTCCCATCTGACGATTCATACGTACGAGGAGTTTTATATTACGAAAACCGGCGGCAGTCCAAAGCTCAGAACATACAATTGGACGTATGGCGGCGTTGTGAAAGACGGAAGAATTTATTTAACATCCATTCAATAA
- a CDS encoding GNAT family N-acetyltransferase, translated as MQKLSIRKAGEPDEALYELLLLADPSREIVDDYLARGECYTAWASDELAGVYVLLQTRPKTIEIVNIAVKESLQNRGFGKLLVRDAIEKARQSGADTIEIGTGNSSIHQLSLYQKCGFRIQAVDHDFFIRHYDEDIFENGIQCRDMIRLYMDL; from the coding sequence ATGCAAAAATTGAGCATCCGAAAAGCCGGAGAGCCGGATGAAGCACTGTATGAATTACTGCTGCTGGCCGATCCGTCGCGGGAGATTGTCGATGATTATCTTGCAAGAGGCGAGTGCTATACGGCTTGGGCATCAGACGAGCTTGCAGGGGTTTATGTCTTATTGCAAACAAGGCCTAAAACGATAGAAATCGTAAACATCGCAGTAAAAGAATCGCTGCAGAACAGGGGATTCGGAAAGCTTCTGGTGCGGGATGCCATTGAAAAAGCAAGACAATCGGGAGCTGACACGATTGAAATCGGCACTGGAAATTCGAGTATTCATCAGCTGTCACTCTATCAAAAATGCGGATTCCGCATTCAGGCTGTCGACCATGATTTTTTTATCAGACATTATGATGAAGACATTTTTGAAAACGGCATTCAATGCCGGGATATGATAAGGCTTTATATGGACTTATGA
- a CDS encoding MFS transporter has translation MRIKKGPDMTYRTPNYAKLWCAQVFSSAADGVWLIALPLLVLELTGSKILVGVISFIELVPLTFGVLAGPLIDLFRKKSILYLCNTGRAVIMILLAVLSANDLLTVWIAGVCAFCLSLQSMLFAPAKVAIIPLLVRKQHLDQATSLINTSDLIGLIVGKLISGIMIAAVPFGLLFAINGTAFFISAVLITFIRISEQPGEKSSGAEDLKAGYRMLKGNTAWLTSVGYFFVVNLVIAGFISVMGPILAVERFQQNYSVWFAVMYSMFQAGMLLGNLAVFFKWNTKRLNRLYPRTLTAAGLLIMLLFFPLHGFECIIFLVLGIIISYIDVQTVLYFQKTVPAAYFGRVFALIFSIVKMGEPLSAAVYTGLLLLMNADYVYAAVGLTLIVVFAILSVRQGSQRNTEKQADQSV, from the coding sequence ATGAGGATCAAAAAAGGGCCTGATATGACGTATCGAACACCGAACTATGCAAAGCTTTGGTGTGCCCAGGTGTTTTCTTCAGCGGCGGACGGTGTCTGGCTCATTGCCCTGCCGCTGTTAGTATTAGAATTGACCGGCAGCAAAATTCTTGTCGGTGTTATCTCTTTTATCGAACTCGTGCCGTTGACATTCGGAGTGCTGGCCGGACCGCTGATTGATTTATTCCGAAAAAAGTCGATCTTGTATTTGTGCAACACGGGCCGTGCCGTCATTATGATCCTCTTGGCGGTGCTCAGCGCGAACGATTTATTAACCGTGTGGATTGCCGGGGTGTGCGCATTTTGTTTATCACTGCAATCGATGCTGTTTGCTCCGGCGAAAGTCGCCATCATTCCGCTGCTCGTCCGCAAACAGCATCTTGATCAGGCGACATCTCTGATCAATACGAGTGACTTGATCGGACTGATTGTCGGAAAATTGATCAGCGGTATCATGATTGCGGCTGTTCCGTTCGGACTTCTGTTTGCCATAAACGGAACTGCTTTTTTTATCTCCGCGGTATTGATCACATTCATTCGTATTTCAGAACAGCCCGGTGAAAAAAGCAGCGGCGCTGAAGATCTAAAAGCCGGATACAGAATGCTGAAAGGAAATACGGCATGGCTGACATCGGTCGGATACTTTTTCGTCGTGAACCTCGTCATTGCCGGTTTCATTTCAGTAATGGGGCCGATTCTTGCTGTGGAGCGTTTTCAGCAGAACTATTCTGTATGGTTTGCCGTCATGTATTCAATGTTTCAGGCGGGAATGCTTTTGGGCAATCTGGCCGTATTTTTCAAATGGAATACAAAACGCTTGAACCGGCTGTACCCGCGGACGTTAACGGCAGCGGGGCTGCTCATTATGCTCCTGTTTTTCCCCCTTCATGGGTTTGAGTGCATCATCTTCCTGGTGCTTGGCATCATCATCTCGTATATTGATGTGCAAACGGTGCTGTATTTCCAAAAGACGGTTCCGGCCGCATATTTCGGAAGAGTCTTTGCACTGATTTTTTCAATTGTAAAAATGGGAGAACCGCTGTCGGCCGCTGTCTACACAGGGCTTCTGCTGTTGATGAATGCGGACTATGTTTACGCAGCGGTCGGACTGACCCTTATAGTCGTTTTTGCTATTTTATCAGTCAGGCAAGGGAGTCAAAGAAATACAGAGAAACAAGCGGATCAATCTGTCTGA
- a CDS encoding TIM barrel protein: MIAQIPFFGLDPKQIDEKWVEAGYGLEANIFDGHSFEEADYSKTFNQTLEYAKQLDPSLLTLHFPTDHADYVHEEQIKKQLYHFAELAVKYGAKGITVHANQFMTVEEFQVYDLEGNRKKIVEFFAEFDEQLKGTDIWIGVENLPIIGNLGEDFDPIFIYPEDFTELVQLDLKHVGITWDLCHWAITYQTHLSSALMFRNDQLRYPDFFQFLSIKESIKHYHFSSFRQLAFPHGDVRCLEGRHPREGTIAEELLRRAADTLQELYRDQDTGIVFEVMEKDYTKRRESWRTLEWFGGVSDEDQKRA, translated from the coding sequence ATGATTGCTCAAATTCCGTTTTTCGGACTTGATCCGAAGCAAATCGATGAAAAATGGGTGGAAGCGGGATACGGTCTGGAAGCGAATATTTTTGACGGCCATTCCTTTGAGGAAGCGGATTACAGCAAAACATTCAATCAGACGCTGGAATATGCAAAACAGCTTGATCCTTCATTATTGACGCTGCATTTCCCGACAGATCACGCCGATTATGTGCATGAAGAGCAAATTAAAAAACAGCTTTATCACTTTGCGGAGCTTGCTGTTAAATACGGCGCCAAAGGCATAACCGTCCATGCGAATCAATTTATGACGGTTGAAGAATTTCAAGTCTATGACCTGGAGGGCAACCGCAAAAAAATTGTTGAATTTTTCGCAGAGTTTGATGAGCAGCTGAAAGGAACGGACATTTGGATCGGTGTGGAAAACCTTCCGATCATCGGGAATCTGGGAGAGGATTTTGATCCGATTTTCATTTATCCTGAAGATTTTACAGAACTGGTTCAGCTGGATCTGAAGCATGTCGGTATTACGTGGGATCTGTGCCACTGGGCGATTACCTATCAGACTCACTTGTCTTCAGCGCTTATGTTCAGAAATGACCAGCTGAGATACCCGGATTTCTTTCAGTTTCTTTCGATAAAAGAGAGCATTAAGCATTATCACTTCAGCTCATTTCGCCAGCTGGCGTTCCCGCATGGTGATGTCCGCTGCTTGGAGGGCCGCCATCCGCGTGAAGGGACAATCGCTGAAGAGCTGCTCAGACGGGCTGCCGATACTTTGCAGGAGCTTTATCGGGATCAAGATACCGGCATTGTATTTGAGGTAATGGAAAAGGATTATACAAAAAGACGTGAATCATGGAGAACGCTGGAATGGTTCGGCGGTGTTTCTGATGAGGATCAAAAAAGGGCCTGA